A genomic region of Exiguobacterium sp. Helios contains the following coding sequences:
- a CDS encoding site-2 protease family protein codes for MFGFNDIWKFFFSFFLLLPIVTLIHEMGHYFFARLFGGNMEINIGSGKSLLRVGPIRLNRIYFWDGWCQYEALRHENKFTNITVYAGGAIFNLASILIVNGLIYAGVFEASIFTYQFAYFSFYFIFFSLFPIDHPNGYPSDGKAIVNVFRYGKSEYNPQS; via the coding sequence ATGTTTGGCTTCAATGATATCTGGAAATTTTTCTTCTCGTTTTTTTTGTTATTACCAATCGTCACGTTAATTCATGAGATGGGGCATTACTTTTTCGCACGTCTGTTTGGCGGGAATATGGAAATCAATATCGGATCGGGGAAATCGTTGTTACGTGTTGGTCCCATCCGCTTGAACCGTATCTATTTCTGGGACGGATGGTGTCAGTATGAGGCCCTTCGTCATGAAAATAAATTTACGAACATTACCGTCTATGCCGGTGGAGCTATTTTTAATCTGGCGAGCATCCTGATTGTAAACGGTTTGATTTATGCGGGTGTCTTCGAGGCTTCGATTTTTACGTATCAATTCGCCTATTTCTCGTTCTACTTCATTTTCTTCTCGCTGTTTCCGATTGATCATCCGAACGGTTATCCGAGTGACGGAAAAGCGATCGTTAATGTATTCCGTTATGGAAAATCAGAATATAACCCCCAATCGTAA
- a CDS encoding YycC family protein — protein MKPLQLSADTAVELSKRLNVPLEQLMHMPRHILIQKLVELETEQSDSSSADDTSSEDK, from the coding sequence ATGAAACCCCTACAACTGTCTGCTGATACAGCTGTTGAACTTTCGAAACGTCTCAATGTGCCGCTCGAACAGTTAATGCACATGCCACGGCATATTTTGATACAAAAACTGGTCGAATTAGAAACAGAACAATCCGACTCTTCTTCTGCGGATGATACATCTTCAGAAGACAAATGA